A single window of Archangium gephyra DNA harbors:
- a CDS encoding type I polyketide synthase: MSEDVKDELKQRLARAVMAMQKMQARIDSLERARTEPIAIIGMGCRFPGGADTPESYWELLAAGRDAVRREPASRRVGSDASAPRWAGYLEDVSGFDAAFFGISPREATSMDPRQRLLLEVAWEALEHAGQDPERLAQTATGVFVGLTGDDYYRLLPTEPERIDAYYGTGNGHCFPPGRVSYTLGLQGPSLAVDTACSSSLVAIHLACQSLRANECSVALAGGVNLVLDPSVTETLLRMQALSPNGRCSAFDARANGFVRGEGCGLVVLKRLSDAQAQGDTILAVIRGSAVNQDGRSQGLTAPNMLAQQALLRQALASAKVDPSALGYIEAHGTGTPLGDPIEVEALVDVLGRPRPDGSRCALGSVKTNMGHLEAAAGIAGLMKTVLALQHEAIPKHLNFSRLNPRIRLEGTPFYVPTELQPWKRSAVPRLAGVSAFGMSGTNAHIILEEAPPPAAPTRTPAPRPTHLLTLSARKEEALVALARRQAEHLTAHPELDAADVCFTLNTTRARLPHRLAVVGGSPQALAASLSAFASDMKPEQVAQGRAGNNPPRVAFLFTGQGSQFAGMGRRLYDTSDVFRDALDRCAARLKPRMDLLSVMYPRDGAPSPIDQTGYSQPALFALQYALAELWRSWGVVPDAVMGHSVGEFAAACVAGILSMEDALDLIAERGRLMQALPPGGVMAMVFATEAQVAPVLAPYQDRVSIAAYNGPGQLSLSGAAEAVERVTSALEAQGIATRKLNVSHAFHSPLVEPMLEALEARASRMARAPGKLPLISNVTGRPVGPNELGAPGYWRRHAREAVRFQEGMESLRGLDIDTYVEVGPHTTLLGLGKACLGEGPEWLPSLRKGKDDVEQVLGVLGRLFVRGQAVDWSKVDPEPARRKVVLPRYPWQRQRYWAIPEASPAAKSAQPAPDQDSATEAPDGTRGDLYALEWQSAPRPASAPAPASGTWLLLCDRGGVGEQLASSIEAQGGACVKVDAGDATALERVWRERFSASSPCAGVVYLGALDVTSVEGPGIRESCVSVASMLRVVEGSPEPGGRLWVVTRSTQSVGSGVEKVEPAQATLWGLGRSVALESPGRWGGLIDLGPEDGARQLWEELRSARDEDQMVLRGGQRYVARLVERESPESKPVPVQAEATYLIAGGQGALGLEVARWLVRRGARHLVLTARRAMPERSQWDAALAQGGELAERITGVRELEEAGAKVLLAQADVALREDMAALLERMRASMPPLRGIVHAAVVSSTSRVRDLDADTLERVLAPKVAGAWNLHTLTRDEPLDFFILFSSISAVWGSSGVGHYSAANSFLDGLAAHRHALGLAATSINWGLWSGRGAASEEQGRWLMNMGVEVLDRQAALGWMERLVGSRVPQAMVATIRWERFLPIFEARGPRPLLSRLRTELAAGPKELPVVKSSAPAPWREAPTATARREALRKLVQESVSRILGLQPGQSVEDERGFNEMGLDSIMAVEVKERLQKALSVPLPATLAFNFPTVKALTEHLSSLLESEAPRAATPEVHVPAASDEPIAIVGMACRLPGGADTPEAFWRLLREGTDAISEIPADRWDVDAWYDADPEAPGKMYVRSGGFLREVDRFEPQFFGISPREAESMDPQQRLVLEVAWEALERAGQDASALRNTRTGVFVGITTADYSRVILQGAPEDVDAWYASGTSLNVVAGRLSYTLGLQGPCMAVDTACSSSLTALHLACQSLRTGESTMALAAGVNLILSPEPMMAVCRARMLAADGRCKTFDASANGFARAEGAGVLVLKRLSEARAQGDNILAVIRGTAVNQDGASSGLTVPNGLAQQAVIRQALGSAGVKPSEVSYLEAHGTGTSLGDPIEAEAMWSVLKEGRQGGESLWMGSVKTNLGHLESAAGVTGIMKVVLSMQHRQLPAHLHLKKPNPHIDWKSMGVKVPVELTAWEPTQGRRIAGVSSFGFSGTNAHVVLEEAPPGPVRTREVERPEHVLVLSARSAEALRAQAGRYAQVLEEGGGELGDVCFTAAVGRAHFEHRLAVVGGSAQRMSELLSAVEQGREVEGVVPGRAVGPSPRVAFVFSGEAEPSMAMGRELYETQPVFREALELCEQALEGVLEKPLVRVLYGEESALLKQETYGRAAVFAVEWALARLWRAWGVVPQAVVARGVGEYVAAVESGVLGLEEGLRMAVGKVPWLHAETGTTEGMEALLLHPGEAEWPRLLKTLGALYVKGVAVDWAAFDAPYERRRVALPTYPFQRQRYWWRSAAPRTALAPRHEAESLPHFGRRLRSPALDALVYETVYGPSRPAHLNDHRLNGTIVAAGSSHVSLVLSVIEDTYGTPACTLENLAFPQALVLAEDEERTLQVILSPQEQGHAFEVKSLGDTSGAETWVLHASGGVRVGPAEQPRPWTSREELLARGQERISGEDIYRGMREKGYTLGSGYQWIRSVARVGDEILGEMRLPSLPDRLEDYPLYPGFVDSCFQVLTSWTLELQARYPDAMLIPFSVSRFTVYRRPRGTVWCHARMEGGGRAEAGELIGGDFRIIDEQGVVAEVIGFRARMANREAVRIGTHARREEARYEVSWKPSPEARPLVPAPLADKRPWVLLMDAQGVGERLGRMLEEQGAPVLRVRPEGFARVSIDTLVPARCAGVVYLWGMDQRTPDDASAESVQRAALEASGGALHLVKGLAGRDEAPPVWIVTRGAQAVKDTRGGLALAQAPLWGLGRVIDLEAPELRCTRVDLDPEDLEGSVRLLYAELGSGGGAPEREVAFRGGVRLYPVLRKDTGSRAGSLPMRAEATYLVTGGLGGLGLEVARWMVEQGARHLVLVGRRAPSAQASEAVRALEQAGAHVTVASADVSNEAEVARLLQRLDTDGPPLRGIVHSAGVLDDGALPQQDLERFERVMTPKVAGAWNLHRLTEGRPLDFFVLFSSASAMLGSRGQANYAAANTFLDALAHERRARGLVAQSLDWGPWAETGMVGAPDGTLARALERRGIRPLATKQALALFGEALASGRPQLALMSVQWPVYLEVLGAKGRSSFYEAVAPARPTAGPNAAMASSQPRHPLAERLKAALPHERVQVLESSLQEEVARILRLEPSQLDWRQGFAEMGMDSLMAIELRNVLQKGLGVSVPATVALDHPTIDFLVRHLLENVLRLEVQEPRPKAPETKPVPAPEPEGQLAESLDALSDAELARLVAEDLAKDS; this comes from the coding sequence GTGAGTGAGGACGTGAAGGACGAGCTCAAGCAGCGCCTGGCTCGTGCGGTGATGGCGATGCAGAAGATGCAGGCCCGTATCGACTCGCTCGAGCGGGCCCGCACCGAACCCATCGCCATCATCGGGATGGGGTGCCGCTTCCCCGGCGGAGCGGACACGCCAGAGTCGTACTGGGAGCTGCTGGCGGCCGGGCGGGATGCCGTCCGCCGCGAGCCCGCTTCACGCCGTGTGGGCTCGGACGCGAGTGCGCCGCGTTGGGCCGGCTACCTGGAGGACGTGAGCGGTTTCGACGCGGCCTTCTTCGGCATCTCCCCGCGCGAGGCCACCAGCATGGACCCGCGCCAGCGCCTGCTGCTGGAGGTGGCCTGGGAGGCGCTGGAGCACGCGGGGCAGGACCCGGAGCGGCTGGCGCAGACGGCCACCGGCGTCTTCGTGGGGCTCACCGGGGATGACTACTACCGGCTGCTGCCCACCGAGCCCGAGCGCATCGACGCCTACTACGGCACCGGCAACGGCCACTGCTTCCCACCCGGGCGCGTCTCGTACACGCTCGGGTTGCAGGGGCCCAGCCTCGCGGTGGACACGGCGTGCTCGTCCTCGCTGGTGGCCATCCACCTGGCCTGCCAGAGCCTGCGCGCCAATGAGTGCTCCGTGGCGCTCGCGGGCGGTGTGAACCTCGTGTTGGACCCGTCCGTCACGGAGACGCTCCTGCGCATGCAGGCGCTCTCTCCCAACGGCCGGTGCAGTGCCTTCGACGCCCGCGCCAATGGCTTCGTGCGCGGCGAGGGCTGCGGCCTCGTCGTGCTCAAGCGGCTGTCGGACGCGCAGGCCCAGGGCGACACCATCCTCGCCGTCATCCGCGGCTCGGCCGTCAACCAGGATGGACGCTCGCAGGGACTCACCGCGCCCAACATGCTCGCCCAGCAGGCCCTGCTGCGGCAGGCGCTGGCGAGCGCGAAGGTGGACCCCTCCGCCCTCGGCTACATCGAGGCGCATGGGACCGGCACGCCGCTCGGAGACCCGATCGAGGTCGAGGCGCTCGTGGACGTGCTGGGCAGGCCGAGGCCGGATGGCTCGCGGTGCGCGCTCGGCTCGGTGAAGACGAACATGGGCCACCTGGAGGCCGCGGCGGGCATCGCCGGCCTCATGAAGACGGTGCTGGCGCTTCAGCACGAGGCCATCCCCAAACACCTCAACTTCAGCCGCCTCAACCCGCGCATCCGGCTGGAGGGCACGCCCTTCTACGTCCCCACCGAGCTCCAGCCGTGGAAGCGCTCGGCGGTGCCCCGGCTGGCCGGCGTGAGTGCGTTCGGCATGAGCGGCACCAACGCGCACATCATCCTGGAGGAGGCGCCTCCCCCGGCCGCCCCCACGCGCACGCCCGCCCCACGCCCCACGCACCTGCTGACGCTCTCGGCTCGCAAGGAAGAGGCGCTGGTGGCCCTGGCGCGCCGTCAGGCCGAGCACCTCACCGCCCACCCGGAGCTGGACGCGGCGGACGTGTGCTTCACCCTCAACACCACCCGCGCGCGCCTGCCGCACCGGCTGGCCGTGGTGGGAGGCTCCCCGCAGGCCCTGGCCGCGAGCCTGTCCGCCTTCGCCTCGGACATGAAGCCGGAGCAGGTGGCCCAGGGCAGGGCGGGCAACAACCCGCCCCGGGTGGCCTTCCTCTTCACCGGCCAGGGCTCGCAGTTCGCCGGCATGGGCCGGCGGCTCTACGACACCTCGGACGTCTTCCGCGACGCGCTGGACCGGTGCGCCGCGCGGCTGAAGCCGAGGATGGACCTGCTGTCCGTGATGTACCCGCGGGACGGCGCGCCGTCTCCCATCGACCAGACGGGCTACAGCCAGCCGGCCCTGTTCGCCCTGCAGTACGCGCTGGCGGAGCTGTGGCGCTCGTGGGGCGTGGTGCCGGACGCGGTGATGGGACACAGCGTGGGCGAGTTCGCCGCCGCGTGCGTGGCCGGCATCCTCTCCATGGAGGACGCGCTGGACCTCATCGCCGAGCGCGGCAGGCTCATGCAGGCCCTGCCTCCGGGCGGTGTCATGGCCATGGTGTTCGCCACCGAGGCCCAGGTGGCGCCGGTGCTCGCGCCGTACCAGGACCGCGTGTCCATCGCCGCGTACAACGGACCGGGCCAGCTCTCCCTGTCCGGCGCGGCCGAGGCCGTGGAGCGCGTCACCTCGGCGCTCGAGGCCCAGGGCATCGCGACGCGCAAGCTCAACGTCTCGCATGCCTTCCACTCGCCGCTGGTGGAGCCCATGCTGGAGGCGCTGGAGGCGAGGGCGTCCCGGATGGCGCGCGCTCCCGGGAAGCTGCCGCTCATCTCCAACGTCACGGGCCGGCCGGTGGGCCCCAACGAGCTGGGCGCTCCGGGCTACTGGCGCCGACATGCCCGCGAGGCCGTGCGCTTCCAGGAGGGCATGGAGTCGCTGCGCGGCCTGGACATCGACACCTACGTGGAGGTGGGCCCGCACACCACGCTGCTCGGGCTCGGCAAGGCGTGCCTGGGCGAGGGGCCCGAGTGGCTCCCCTCGCTGCGCAAGGGCAAGGACGACGTGGAGCAGGTGCTGGGCGTCCTGGGGCGCTTGTTCGTCCGGGGCCAGGCGGTGGACTGGAGCAAGGTGGACCCCGAGCCCGCGCGCCGCAAGGTGGTGTTGCCGCGCTACCCCTGGCAGCGCCAGCGGTACTGGGCCATTCCGGAGGCGTCCCCCGCCGCGAAGTCCGCACAGCCCGCGCCGGACCAGGACTCCGCCACGGAAGCACCGGACGGAACGCGGGGCGATCTGTACGCGCTGGAGTGGCAGTCCGCGCCGCGCCCGGCGTCCGCTCCCGCACCGGCGAGTGGCACCTGGCTGCTGCTGTGCGATCGCGGCGGGGTGGGCGAGCAGCTCGCCTCAAGCATCGAGGCCCAGGGCGGCGCCTGCGTGAAGGTGGACGCGGGGGATGCCACGGCCCTGGAGCGGGTGTGGCGCGAGCGCTTCTCCGCGAGCTCGCCCTGCGCGGGGGTGGTGTACCTGGGAGCCCTGGACGTCACGAGCGTGGAAGGCCCGGGCATCCGCGAGTCCTGCGTCAGCGTGGCCTCCATGCTGCGCGTCGTGGAGGGCTCACCGGAGCCCGGTGGCCGGCTGTGGGTGGTGACCCGGAGCACCCAGTCGGTGGGCTCGGGCGTGGAGAAGGTGGAGCCCGCGCAGGCGACGTTGTGGGGACTCGGGCGGAGCGTGGCGCTGGAGAGCCCGGGCCGCTGGGGCGGGTTGATCGACCTGGGCCCCGAGGACGGCGCGCGGCAACTCTGGGAGGAGCTGCGCTCGGCGCGGGACGAGGACCAGATGGTGCTGCGGGGCGGCCAGCGGTACGTGGCGCGGCTGGTGGAGCGTGAGTCTCCGGAGTCCAAGCCCGTGCCCGTCCAGGCCGAGGCCACGTACCTCATCGCGGGAGGGCAGGGGGCGCTCGGGCTCGAGGTGGCGCGCTGGCTGGTGCGCCGGGGTGCCCGTCATCTCGTGCTCACCGCGCGCCGGGCCATGCCCGAGCGCTCGCAGTGGGACGCGGCCCTGGCCCAGGGCGGCGAGCTGGCCGAGCGCATCACCGGTGTCCGCGAGCTGGAGGAGGCGGGCGCGAAGGTGCTGCTGGCCCAGGCGGACGTGGCGCTTCGCGAGGACATGGCGGCCCTGCTCGAGCGGATGCGTGCGTCCATGCCCCCACTGCGCGGCATCGTCCACGCGGCGGTGGTGTCCTCGACGTCGCGGGTGCGGGACCTGGACGCGGACACGCTCGAGCGGGTGCTGGCTCCGAAGGTGGCCGGCGCCTGGAACCTGCACACGCTCACGCGGGACGAGCCGCTGGACTTCTTCATCCTCTTCTCGTCCATCTCGGCGGTGTGGGGCTCCTCGGGCGTGGGGCACTACTCCGCGGCCAACAGCTTCCTGGATGGGCTCGCGGCGCACCGGCATGCGCTGGGGCTCGCGGCCACCAGCATCAACTGGGGCCTGTGGAGCGGCCGGGGTGCCGCCTCCGAGGAGCAGGGCCGCTGGCTGATGAACATGGGCGTGGAGGTACTCGACCGGCAGGCCGCGCTGGGCTGGATGGAGCGGCTCGTGGGCTCGCGCGTGCCCCAGGCGATGGTGGCCACCATCCGCTGGGAGCGCTTCCTGCCCATCTTCGAGGCCCGAGGCCCCCGGCCCCTGCTGTCGCGGCTGCGCACCGAGCTGGCCGCCGGGCCGAAGGAGCTTCCGGTGGTGAAGAGCTCCGCCCCGGCACCCTGGCGCGAGGCCCCCACGGCCACCGCCCGGCGCGAGGCGCTGCGCAAGCTGGTGCAGGAGTCCGTGTCGCGCATCCTCGGCCTGCAACCCGGCCAGTCCGTGGAGGACGAGCGCGGCTTCAACGAGATGGGGCTGGACTCCATCATGGCGGTGGAGGTGAAGGAGCGGCTGCAGAAGGCGCTGAGCGTCCCGCTGCCGGCGACCCTGGCGTTCAACTTCCCCACCGTGAAGGCGCTCACGGAGCATCTCTCCTCGCTGCTCGAGTCGGAGGCGCCCCGCGCCGCCACGCCCGAGGTCCATGTCCCAGCCGCCTCGGATGAGCCCATCGCCATCGTCGGCATGGCGTGCCGGCTGCCGGGCGGAGCGGACACGCCCGAGGCCTTCTGGCGGCTGCTGCGCGAGGGCACGGATGCCATCTCGGAGATTCCGGCGGACCGCTGGGACGTGGACGCCTGGTACGACGCGGACCCGGAAGCGCCGGGGAAGATGTACGTGCGCTCCGGCGGCTTCCTGCGCGAGGTGGACCGCTTCGAGCCGCAGTTCTTCGGCATCTCTCCGCGTGAGGCGGAGAGCATGGATCCGCAGCAGCGGCTGGTGCTGGAGGTGGCCTGGGAGGCGCTGGAGCGGGCCGGCCAGGACGCGAGCGCGCTGCGCAACACGCGCACGGGCGTCTTCGTGGGCATCACCACGGCGGACTACTCGCGCGTCATCCTCCAGGGCGCGCCGGAGGACGTGGACGCGTGGTACGCCTCGGGCACCTCGCTGAACGTGGTGGCGGGGCGCCTGTCGTACACGCTCGGCCTTCAGGGCCCGTGCATGGCGGTGGACACGGCGTGCTCGTCCTCGCTGACGGCGCTGCACCTGGCCTGCCAGAGCCTGCGCACCGGCGAGTCCACGATGGCGCTGGCGGCGGGGGTGAACCTCATCCTCTCGCCCGAGCCGATGATGGCGGTGTGCAGGGCGCGGATGCTCGCGGCGGACGGGCGGTGCAAGACGTTCGACGCCTCGGCGAATGGCTTCGCGCGGGCCGAGGGCGCGGGCGTGCTGGTGCTCAAGCGGCTGTCGGAGGCGCGGGCACAGGGGGACAACATCCTCGCGGTCATCCGCGGCACGGCGGTGAACCAGGACGGAGCGAGCAGCGGCCTCACGGTGCCCAACGGACTGGCGCAGCAGGCCGTCATCCGTCAGGCGCTGGGGAGCGCGGGCGTGAAGCCCTCCGAGGTGAGCTACCTGGAGGCGCACGGCACGGGCACGTCGCTGGGAGACCCCATCGAGGCGGAGGCGATGTGGTCGGTGCTGAAGGAGGGACGCCAGGGCGGGGAGTCGCTGTGGATGGGCTCGGTGAAGACGAACCTGGGCCACCTGGAGTCCGCGGCGGGCGTGACGGGCATCATGAAGGTGGTGCTGTCCATGCAGCACCGGCAGCTTCCGGCGCACCTGCACCTGAAGAAGCCGAACCCGCACATCGACTGGAAGTCCATGGGCGTGAAGGTGCCGGTGGAGCTGACGGCGTGGGAGCCGACGCAGGGCCGGCGCATCGCGGGGGTGAGCTCCTTCGGCTTCAGCGGGACGAACGCCCACGTGGTGCTGGAGGAGGCGCCGCCGGGGCCCGTGCGGACGCGGGAGGTGGAGCGGCCGGAGCACGTGCTGGTGCTGTCGGCGCGGAGCGCGGAGGCCCTGCGGGCCCAGGCGGGCCGCTACGCCCAGGTGCTGGAGGAGGGCGGTGGGGAGCTGGGAGACGTGTGCTTCACGGCGGCGGTGGGCCGCGCGCACTTCGAGCACCGGCTGGCCGTGGTGGGAGGCAGCGCCCAGCGGATGAGCGAGCTGCTGTCCGCGGTGGAGCAGGGCCGCGAGGTGGAGGGCGTGGTGCCAGGACGCGCGGTGGGCCCCTCGCCCAGGGTGGCCTTCGTCTTCAGTGGTGAAGCCGAGCCGTCCATGGCCATGGGGCGGGAGCTGTACGAGACGCAGCCCGTCTTCCGCGAGGCGCTGGAGCTGTGCGAGCAGGCGCTCGAGGGCGTGCTGGAGAAGCCGCTGGTGCGGGTGCTGTACGGCGAGGAGTCCGCGCTGCTGAAGCAGGAGACGTACGGCCGGGCCGCGGTGTTCGCGGTGGAGTGGGCCCTGGCGCGCCTGTGGAGGGCCTGGGGCGTGGTGCCCCAGGCGGTGGTGGCGCGGGGCGTGGGCGAGTACGTGGCGGCGGTGGAGTCCGGAGTCCTCGGCCTGGAGGAAGGGCTGCGGATGGCGGTGGGCAAGGTGCCGTGGCTGCATGCGGAGACGGGCACGACCGAGGGCATGGAGGCCCTCCTCCTGCACCCGGGCGAAGCGGAGTGGCCGCGGCTGTTGAAGACGCTTGGCGCGCTGTACGTGAAGGGCGTGGCGGTGGACTGGGCGGCCTTCGACGCTCCCTACGAGCGGCGCCGCGTGGCCCTGCCCACCTATCCCTTCCAGCGCCAGCGCTACTGGTGGCGGAGCGCGGCGCCTCGCACGGCCCTCGCGCCCCGGCACGAGGCGGAGAGCCTCCCGCACTTCGGCCGCCGGCTGCGCTCTCCGGCGCTCGATGCGCTCGTGTACGAGACGGTCTACGGGCCCTCGCGTCCGGCGCACCTCAACGACCATCGCCTCAACGGGACGATCGTGGCGGCGGGCTCCTCGCACGTGTCGCTGGTGCTGTCGGTCATCGAGGACACGTACGGCACACCCGCGTGCACCCTCGAGAACCTGGCCTTCCCCCAGGCGCTGGTGCTCGCGGAGGACGAGGAGCGCACGCTCCAGGTCATCCTCTCGCCCCAGGAGCAGGGCCACGCGTTCGAGGTGAAGTCGCTCGGCGACACCAGTGGCGCGGAGACGTGGGTGCTGCACGCCAGTGGTGGCGTGCGCGTGGGCCCGGCGGAGCAGCCCAGGCCGTGGACCTCGCGCGAGGAGTTGCTGGCCCGCGGCCAGGAGCGCATCTCGGGAGAGGACATCTACCGGGGCATGCGGGAGAAGGGCTACACGCTCGGCTCGGGCTACCAGTGGATCCGCTCCGTGGCCCGCGTGGGGGACGAGATTCTCGGCGAGATGCGGCTGCCTTCGCTGCCGGACAGGCTGGAGGACTACCCGCTCTACCCGGGCTTCGTGGACTCGTGCTTCCAGGTGCTCACGAGCTGGACGCTGGAGCTCCAGGCCCGCTACCCGGACGCGATGCTCATTCCCTTCAGCGTCTCGCGCTTCACCGTCTACCGCAGGCCGCGGGGAACGGTGTGGTGCCACGCCCGCATGGAAGGCGGCGGACGGGCCGAGGCGGGGGAGCTCATCGGGGGCGACTTCCGCATCATCGACGAGCAGGGGGTGGTGGCGGAGGTGATCGGCTTCCGGGCCCGGATGGCGAACCGCGAGGCTGTGCGGATCGGCACGCACGCGCGACGGGAGGAGGCGCGTTACGAGGTCTCCTGGAAGCCCTCGCCCGAAGCCCGGCCCCTCGTCCCGGCCCCCCTGGCGGACAAGCGGCCCTGGGTGCTGCTGATGGATGCGCAGGGCGTGGGCGAGCGGCTCGGGCGCATGCTGGAGGAGCAGGGCGCGCCCGTGCTCCGCGTGCGTCCGGAGGGCTTCGCGCGTGTGTCCATCGACACCCTCGTGCCGGCCCGCTGCGCGGGCGTGGTGTACCTGTGGGGCATGGACCAGCGCACCCCGGACGACGCCTCGGCGGAGTCGGTGCAGCGGGCCGCGCTGGAGGCGAGCGGTGGGGCCCTGCACCTCGTGAAGGGGCTGGCGGGCCGCGACGAGGCGCCTCCCGTGTGGATCGTCACCCGGGGCGCCCAGGCGGTGAAGGACACGCGCGGGGGCCTCGCGCTCGCGCAGGCGCCGCTGTGGGGGCTCGGCCGGGTGATCGACCTGGAAGCCCCGGAGCTGCGCTGCACCCGCGTGGACCTGGACCCCGAGGACCTCGAGGGCAGTGTCCGGCTGCTGTATGCCGAGCTGGGTAGCGGCGGCGGCGCTCCCGAGCGCGAGGTGGCCTTCCGGGGTGGCGTGCGCCTGTACCCGGTGCTGCGCAAGGACACGGGCTCGCGTGCCGGCTCCCTCCCCATGCGGGCGGAGGCCACCTACCTCGTCACGGGAGGACTCGGTGGGCTGGGCCTGGAGGTGGCCCGGTGGATGGTGGAGCAGGGCGCGCGTCACCTGGTGCTCGTGGGACGCCGTGCGCCCTCGGCACAGGCCTCCGAGGCGGTGCGTGCGCTCGAGCAGGCGGGAGCCCACGTCACCGTGGCCTCCGCGGATGTCTCCAACGAAGCGGAGGTGGCGCGGCTGCTCCAGCGCCTCGACACGGACGGGCCGCCCCTGCGCGGCATCGTCCATTCGGCGGGGGTGCTGGATGATGGGGCACTCCCGCAGCAGGACCTCGAGCGCTTCGAGCGTGTGATGACGCCCAAGGTGGCGGGGGCGTGGAACCTGCACCGGCTCACCGAGGGCCGGCCGCTGGACTTCTTCGTCCTCTTCTCCTCGGCCTCCGCGATGCTCGGCTCTCGGGGCCAGGCCAACTACGCCGCGGCCAACACCTTCCTGGACGCGCTCGCCCACGAGCGGCGTGCTCGCGGGCTGGTGGCGCAGTCCCTCGACTGGGGCCCGTGGGCGGAGACGGGCATGGTGGGCGCGCCGGATGGAACCCTGGCGCGTGCGCTCGAACGCCGGGGCATCCGTCCGCTCGCGACGAAGCAGGCCCTCGCGCTGTTCGGCGAGGCGCTCGCGAGTGGCCGGCCCCAGCTGGCCCTCATGTCCGTCCAGTGGCCGGTGTACCTGGAGGTGCTCGGGGCCAAGGGGCGCTCGTCCTTCTACGAGGCCGTGGCACCCGCCCGTCCCACCGCGGGGCCGAACGCGGCGATGGCCTCCTCGCAGCCGCGCCATCCGCTCGCGGAGCGGCTCAAGGCCGCACTGCCCCACGAGCGTGTCCAGGTGTTGGAGAGCAGCCTCCAGGAGGAGGTCGCGCGCATCCTCCGGTTGGAGCCCTCGCAGCTCGACTGGCGCCAGGGCTTCGCCGAGATGGGCATGGACTCGCTGATGGCCATCGAGCTGCGCAACGTGCTGCAGAAGGGGCTCGGCGTGTCCGTGCCCGCGACGGTGGCGCTGGACCATCCCACCATCGACTTCCTGGTGCGGCACCTGCTGGAGAACGTGCTGAGGCTCGAGGTGCAAGAGCCTCGGCCGAAGGCGCCGGAGACGAAGCCCGTCCCCGCGCCCGAGCCCGAGGGGCAACTCGCGGAGTCGCTCGACGCCCTGTCCGACGCCGAGCTGGCGCGGCTGGTGGCCGAGGATCTCGCCAAGGATTCGTGA